In the genome of Chryseobacterium sp. 52, the window TCAGAAATAGGTAACGTTTTATGATTATTCTGCAACAGAACAAAGGATTCAACAGCGGCTTTTTGAGCCAGCGGCTTATGGCTGATCTTTTTTAATTCCTGTATTTCCTTCTCAGAAACATAAGGATTTTCGAAAAGCCCGAGTTCAAATTTGGCTCTCAGAACCCTTGCTACAGCATCGTCTATTCTTTCTTGTGAAATTCTTCCATCTAAAAACGGAGGAATAAAGAGTTGATAGTGCTTATATTCTGTCTGAAATATCACATCCAGACCTGCATTAATAGCCTGTACAGAAGCATCATCATAGTCTTTTGCCGTAAAATGCAGTACATTAGCCCCTCCAACAGCACTGGCATCACTGATGACAAAACCTTTGAAATTCCATTCTTTCTTGAGTTTTTCTGTGAGCAGCCAATGGTTGGCAGTTGAAGGCCTTCCGTCGAGCAAGTTATAAGAGGTCATTACCGATCTGCTTTTTCCTGTTGTAAAGGCTTTATGAAAAGGAATAAGATGAGTTTCTTCCAGATACCTTTTGCTCCAGTGGATAGGATATGAATCTCTTCCGCCTTCTCCTACGTTGGCTAAAAAGTGTTTTGGAGTGGTAATAATTCCCTGGTTTTCAAAGGAGCTTACAAAATTAACGCCCATCACTGATGTCAGAAAAGGATCTTCACCATAGGTTTCTTCTGTTCGTCCCCATCTTACGTCGCTCGCGAGATTTACCACAGGGGTCAGGATCTGACGAATTCCTCTCAATCTTGATTCTTTTGCAATCGCTGAAGACACTTCTTTCATCAGATCAGGATTAAAAGATGCCGCTAAACCAATGGCCTGAGGGAAAGCAGTAGCCCCTTCACGCATTAATCCGTGCAAAGCTTCATCAAAAGGGATGATCGGGATTCCCAATCTTGATTCTTCAATAAAATATTTCTGGATCGCGTTGATTTTCTTGGCGAGTTTTTCAGCATCCTCACCGGCATTATATTTCAACATTTGTCCGGCTGCACCGCCACCCTGATTTCCGGCGCTTACCTGGAGCCCGAAAATTCCATGTTTATATTGATCTTTGGGAATATTATCCAGATCTCCGGGAATCATAAAACACTGCCAGAATTTCTCTTCAGGAGTCATTCTTTTCAGCAGATCCTGAACTCTGGTTTCAACAGGCTGTTTCGGATCTTTATATAAAGATTTTTCTTTTTGGGCATTTAAGAAAACAGAGCTCAAAGACAACGTGATGACCGTCACTTTAATAAAATTGAGTTTCATTAATTTGTCATTTGGATTACTGTTGCATACTTCAGTTTTGTCTTTTCTGCAGGAAGCTGTATTTCAATAGCATTTCCGACCTGTTTCCATGACACTTTTGAGGACAGGCCAAGAACATTTAATGATTTCGGTTTAAAATTTTCAGGAAGTGCAAAGGTAAGTTTTGACAGTGCCTGGTACTCGGTCTTATCATCTATATGAAAAACATTGAGTGTTTTACCGTCTTTAGTCTGGGTATAATAAAAATCCCCTTCGTGATAAGGTGCTGCACTTCTTGTTGCAAAAACAGCAGATTTATTTTTTTCCATCCAGCCGGAAATTTCTTTTAATCTTTGATAGACAACAGCATCATAATCACCATTTGGACCGGGAGCGATATTCATCAGGTAGTTTCCGCCTCTTGAGATAATTTTAATGAGGGTTTCTATGATTTTTTGTGAGGATTTGTAGTTGTCATTGGGAACATAGGAGAAAGAGTCTCCCATTGTAATACAGCTTTCCCAGGGAATAGAAAGGGCATGTTCGGGAACAGCCTGTTCCGGTGTCACGTAGTTTTCCCATTTTCCGGGGACGGTACGGTCAACCACAATAATTCCTGGCTGATTTTTTCTGGCCATGCTTCCTATTTTGTCCATATCAATATCCTGTTCCACTTTGATGGTTCTCTGCCACTCCACAGAGGGATCTATGGTATGGAAAGGACGTACCCAGCCTCCATCGAGCCATAAAATATCCACTTTTCCATAGTTGGATGTGATCTCGTTCAGCTGATTAAAAGTAAACTTTTTGAAGGCTTCCCACCTTTCAGGATATTTCTTCGGGTCGTAATTGACGTTTCTGTCTTTTGGTGGAAAGTATGGCCACCAGTAGTTTTCGGAATGCCAGTCAGGTTTTGAAAAGTAAGCACCAATCTTGAATCCTTCTTTTCGGAAAGTATTGAAGATTTCTTTGGTGACATCCGCTTTAGGATTTTTTGAGAAAGGTGTTTTTGAAGAGGTAATTTTATAGTCTGATTCTTTGGTGTCAAACATGGTAAAACCGTCATGATGCTTGGTTGTAAAAACCACATATTTCATCCCGGCATTTTTCACCGCATCTGCCCACTTCTGAGGGTTAAATTCTACAGGATTGAAAGTTGTCTGAAGATTCTCATAATTTTTTACATATTCATTGTAGGACTTTCCGTGTTCAGGTTTTCTCTGTGTCCAGGATTCATCTTCGGGACAAAGGCTCCAGCTTTCAACAATTCCCCATTGGCTGTAGGTTCCCCAATGCATAAACAGTCCGAATTTCAGATCCTGCCATTGCTCCAGATTCCGGACAACAAGAGGGTCGTCCGGCTTTTGATAGCCTGCAGAGACATTATGTGCCTGGGAGAAAAAGGTTGACGATATGAGAAAAGATGAAAGGAAAAGGGTTTTCGTTTTCTGTTTAATGAGCATACAAGGTTCGTTTTTGCTAATTTAATCATCCTGTCTTTAATCAGCAAACCTTAATTTTTCAGTAAATCAGAGAGCGCAGTATCGAGATCGGGATATGAAAATTGGAATCCGCTTTTGATGAGTTTTTCGGGGTAAACATTCCTGCTTTTCAGTAAGAGTTCGGTTTCTGTGTTCAAAAAGAGGGAAGCTATTTCCAGTTGCCAGACCGGAGCATTCAGGCCAAAAGGAATTTTCAGATGGGTTCTCATTTTTTTCATCAGACTTTCGTTAGATAAAGGGTTTGGAGCCGTTATATTGATCGCTCGTGATATATTTTCATGGTCAATAATCCATTCAACTGCTTTACAGAAATCATCAATATGAATCCAGCTTACTTTTTGTTCTCCTCTCCCCTGTTTTCCCCCAAGTCCTAATCTTGTGATCATACGCAGTTTCGGAAAAGCACCTCCATTTGTTCCCAGAACAATTGATGTTCGAAGAGCTACTTTTCTTACCTTTTGATTTTGAACTTTAAAAAATTCTTTTTCCCAGCTTTTACAGATGTTCATTGAAAAGTCATCGCCAACAACGCCATTTTCTTCTGTATTGAGCTGTGTTTCTGAATGGACATAAATAGTCGCTGAAGCTGCATTTAACCAGACTTTTGGTTGAATCTTGCATTGCTCAACGGCCTGTTGAAGTATTTTCGTACTGTCAATTCTTGAGTTATAAATTTCTTTTTTGTTCTTTTCATTATACCTGCAGTCCACAGACTTTCCTGTGAGGTTGATCAGGACATCAGCACCTTCAACTGTATTTTTCCATTCGCCTAATGTCCGGGCATCCCAATATATTTCATTGTCACGTTTTGGGTTTCTGGTCAAAATATAAACCTGAGCTCCTTTTTCCTTATAATATTTTTCCAGACCTTCTCCGAGAAATCCGGTTCCTCCGGCGATTATTATTTTCATTGTTTTGTTTGTTATGAGTTATCGTTTGATAGATCTGCATCCTATCTTAAAAAGCCATTTTATGGTTTATACAGGTTTTTCAGATGGCATGAATTCTATTTAAGAAATTTTTTACCATTAAATTAATAAACATGGTCCTTTTTTATGCTTGCCAGTCATCTAATCTACTTAAAAAATCACATGATATATTTTTTAGTCTTTACTTCAATTTCAGATCCTTCTGCAAGCATGACAGAAATGGGAATTTGGTCGTTCAGGAATCCAAATTCTTTTCCATAGAGTGCATTAAATTCTATATCTAACTGGTAGTTTTTAATGAAATAGTGCTCCCATTTCGGATGGCATACTTCATATTCTGAGGTTTTATTTTCTCTTTTGGTAAAACCGTAATAATGTTCTGTAATAAATTCAAATTCTGTATCTGCTTCCATTGGCAATGGATTTTTGTCTGCAATAATTTGAATAGAATGCCAGCTTTTGTCTTTCCATGAGTATTTAACCGTCAGTTCATCACCATCCACCTGAATTTCATTACTCATTGGCATTGTTTTATAATTTTCTTTATAAAATGAATTGGCTACAAAGCTAAGCGCATATTTTGGAACAATCTCTTTTATAAAAACCACTCCTCTTTTCCAGAGATTCTTTTCTTTCTTCTTCACGTAAAATCTTAAATTCACTTCTTCAAAATTCCGGTAAAAAGGGATTGAAAGACCTAATAATCTGGTATTTAGAAACATAAATCCAACAAGACTCACATAGCATTTTCCGTGATAGAAATCGAGTTCTGTACCTTCGGGAAGATACTTCAGCAAGATGTCAGGATCTATTTCGTAATTGATGATGGCTAATTTTCGCCATTCTGCTTCCAGGAAGTTCATAATTTCAGATTTAATATTGACAATGTTGTGAATCTACTCAGCATGACAGGCTTAATTTACACTAATTAAGTGTTTCCGCTGTATTCTTAATTAATTCATTTCGCTCCAGTAGGAAGTTTTTCATATAGTCTTTAAGAAAAAAATGATTAAAAAGGTTTCCGATGAATCCAAGCGGAGACTTAAATTCAAAGATATCAATCATTAAAGTGCCGTCGCTTCTTTGTTTAAAAACATGCTGATGTTTCATGCTTTTAAAGGCTCCTTTAAGCATCACATCTGTGAAGAGGAAGGGCTTTTCCATTTTTATAATTTTTGTAGTCAGCTTTTGATAAACCCCTAAATGTCTGGCTCTCCAGGTTACGGTTTCGTTTTCTTCAATGAGTCCGGATGTTCTTCCTGCAATTGCTTTTTCATGGGTTTTCCCTGTTGACTTCTGATGAAGATCTATATCTCTTGCCAAGTCGAAAACCTGATGAATATCTGCTTTAATGACGGTTTGTAAATAGATTGTACTCATTTTTTTAGTTTTATTTTAAAAGGTTTGTTTTTTCTCCAGTTCCGGGAGTGCCTGATCAATTCTTTGTGCCAATTCCGGCAGTCTGATGGTAGGAACGGCGGGGAAAAGATGGTGTTCCATATGATAAAACATACTGAAGGTCAGCTTATTTTTCCAAGATCCTCGCTGTGTTCTTGCGATATGGGGATTTTCATGGGTATCATGATGAACGGTCCATACTGCGAAGAATGCCATTAGAAATTCTCCCAAAAACATGATCAGCATATGATAGATCAGGAAATGAATCTGAAAATAAACCACTATACCTGTAAATGCAGCGATTGAAATAAGTTCTGTAAGCATATTCTTTTTATAGGTTACATTGGCTTTTTTCCAGGTTATCCAATGGATCAGGAACATATGTTTCGGGCCATAGAGAATGGCTTCATACCATTTCATAGAGGCTGATCTGCCTTCATAATCTTCTTCAGAAAGACAAAATTTATGATGTCTTATATGGTTGAATTTTACGGCATGAATAGAGGTCATCATTAGCATACTGTTGAGATACAGGGATAGCCAGGTGAGAAATTTTCCGGTGCCTAAAGACTTATGAAAGCCGTTATGTACCTGTCTGAGCGCTGTCAGAAAATAGAATCCTGAGAAAGGGAGTGCCAGCCAGTAGTATTCATGGTAAGCCAGAATCAGAGAAATAAAGAGCCATGGGAGACTGATGTTGTTTTCAATCAGCATTTCTGTAACGGAAAGCTCTTTAAGGTCTTTCCATTCTACCTTTTTGATGAGTTCAAGGTGGTTCATATTCTTGTTTTTTTAAAGGGTCAACCAAATGATTAATGCTAAAGCGGTCATTCTGAAAAGTATCCATGAGATGGTAGGAAGGTAATTCAACTTTAAAAGTTTACATCTTCTTAAGTGTTCCATAAACATCACGAATACAACAATTCCGAAATAAATAATGTAAAAAACAGAAGTGAAGCCGGTGAATAAAGCAGGAATTAAAAGTAAGGTTCCCATCAGAGAGACGGTCATCATGTTTCCGAGATAGTTCCAGATCTTATCTTTCAGATATAGTCTCAGAAATACAGTCTGCCAGAGGATCTGCCCTACACATATTCCTAATTCCCGCAGAAAATTATGACTTAAATTAAATCCCAGCTTACCGGAAAACATACTTAAAATACAGGCTGAAAATATGATGACAAATACCATATAAGCGATTCTATATTTCAGATTAAAATCGGGAACACAGGCTCCTTGATTGTTATCTTTGGCTGATGGGATGATCTGTTTCCGGTTATAAGAAACAAATGAATAGAGTCTTTTGAAAAACCAGTAGAGCGGCTGCATCCTTGCTGTTTTTTCCAACACTGGAAAGGAGTTTCCAATGATGAGAAGAAGGCTGTCCAATCCATAAACGACTTCATTTCTATTGTGATCAATCAATGCAATTTCATTTTTTGCACGGTTGAAATCGATCAGGGATTTATCGGCTCCTGATATTCCTGTAAAGGCTTCCCTTCCTTTTTCATCAAGCATTCCGCATTTGGTAAAACCTTTGGAATAAATGTTACACATTGGACATTCATTGTCGTAGACCAGGGTATGATTATGTAGGGTTTTCATGAGGGTTTATTTTAAAGGTTAAGGAAATCGCCACGACTTCTTTTATTCTGAAATCTGAAGGTAAAATACATCCAGATCTTAAAGAGGAGTGTTTTCATTTTCGATTATTTTTTCTTTATTCATAGCATGTTTACGGCCTTTCAAAAACAACAGAAGGTTGAGAAGCATCATCAGTCCCAGATAGATGGAAAATCCTCCGATCTTTTTACTTAAAGCCACTACAAGTCTTTCTACGGTTTCAATCTGAAAAAATTCAATGATGCATAAGGCAAAACCTATATTCAGAAGGTAAAAACCAATCTTAAAGAGGGAGTTCGTTGCCATTGCAATATCTTCCTTCTGGTGAAAAATATCGATCATGAATGTTTTTGAGTTTTTGAACAGAAACTGTGATACCAATACGGTAAGAGTAATTACAATGGGCAAATAAATCATGTACGCTGAGAAATTGTACGTTGTGGTTAAAACTGTTGTGGTCATAGCTGTATTATTTTAATGTTAGTTTGTTTCTTAAAAAGTAAAGGGTGATGATGTTGATAAAATGCAGGACGCAAAGGATCAATGCTATAGATCCGATACGGACGGCAGTGACTGTGATAACTTCTTCCATGGTACTGACGCGGTCCCAAAATGCCAGGTTGACAGCAATATACCCGAGGTTCAGAAGATAGTAGCAGCCCAGAAGTATCCTGTTGATCGTAAGGCACATATCTTTATCATGAATCAGGTATTCCAGATAAGACTTTCCTGCCTGAAAGCATCTTCTTCCCACATCTATGGTAATATAAGAGCTGACCGTAAGGAAAATAAGGTATGAGACTATATTAAACATTTTATAAATATTATATTTTCAGTAATTTTTGAAAGTTAATTTGAAATAAAAAAGGACCTATATATTTCTATTGCCTATTCTGATTATGAAACTCATCAACAGCGGAATACCTACAATCCCAATCTGAAGAAAGGCAATCTGTGCATAAAAATCATATTTATCAAATTCTTCCATTATAAAGTTTTTAAGCACCTGAAGTTCTCTTTCTTCTAAAATACATGATCAGAAAGAAATGAATGATTAAATTTTTCATACCTGTTTTGTTTTTAAAATCATTATTAATTATTATACTCAAACATCTCTTTTTACATGGAGAATTTCAATTAAATCGAAATATCTTTTGTGAGACAAAACAGAAAGATCATTATGAAGAAACTGGTTTTTCAGATTATGAAGGCTTTTATTTTTATTGATATAGTGGAATAAATCTTTGAACTCTTGTCCGAAAAGCGTTGAAACTAAAATTTCAATATACCATTTAACACAAGCGAACCGCCATAGAGTTTTTGGCTTTACAAATTCTACAATAATGATCTCTCCGTTATCAGCAACAATTCTCGACAGTTCATTCGCAAATGTTTGGATTTTATTTTCTTCAATGGTCTTGGTACCATAAGAACAAAGGATAACATCCATAGAACCATCTGAAATCTGGCTCTTAAAAAAATCTGTCTGAATCTGTTTTAGAGAATACATCCTTTTAAATACTGAAGATAATTTCCGGTTCATCGCAGAGGAGAAATCAAGAGTTACTATTTTTGTATTTTCATTATGTTTTTGAAGAAATTTTAAGTTCTCTCCCTGCCCACTCATGAGATCCAGAACTTTCTTATCCCCGTAATTTTTAACCTTCCTTACAGCTTTCCTCCTGAACAATCCGGTAAAACCTAAGGACGCAATTTCATTAATATAGTATTTGGGTTGGATGTGGTCAAAATACTGTTGCAGATCATTCATGTTCAGATTGTTGTTTGATAGAGTTTAATACCTGGCCTTGCATTCTGTCTAAGATATAATTAGACCATTTTTTCCAATACCATTTGGGAGCAATTTTGTAACTGTATTGTGTTTTTGCTATTATTTTTGTCTTATTTTCAGAGAGTTTCTGTAAAGAAATTTCTCCGTAATCCACTATAAAATAATCATGCAGATGCCTGGCATCCATTTCTTCGTAGGGACTCACTTCTTTCATAGGAACCGTCTGGTTTTCCAAAGAAAATCTAACCTTCTTATTTTCTATGTATTCATCAATATTCAAGTTTATATCATCATTATTGGTTTCACATTGATAAATTAAGTTTCCTTTATTGTTAATCAGTTGTATACTTTTCGGATAGCTTACTCCTTTTTCGAATAAAATAAAATCCGGTTTGTTAAATAAAATACTGGTACTAAGTAATTTCCATACTGTATCACTGGAAGAGTTAACAATTATTTCCGTAGTTACAGTATCCCGAATAGGTTCTGAGTTCTGGTCAAAGATATAAGAAGCAGGATTTATAACGAGAAGAAATAAGAAAACGCTTCCTGTATACCTTCTTTTATCCAGACCGCCAATTACCGAACCTATCATAAAGCCAACTAACATAGCAAATGCAATAAAAGGAATTGCCATAATAATACAGATAGCCCCTTCTAACCCGATTCCAATTAAGATTAAGGAAAATACAAACAAGCCTATGATTATTTTTAAAATAGTCAGACAAATCTTCCATACCTCTATTTCTCTAAAATATTTAATGTACCCAATGATAAGTCCTATTGAAATGGGAATAGTAAAAAACATCGTGATTCCGTATTCCCCATTTTGTACCATTAAAAACCAGGCAGCAACGATGAGAGAAATAAATATAAAGATTAAAAGGTACAGATGCTTTTGAAATATAGTTTTCATAATTATTGTTTGTTTTATATTTTCAGTAATTTTTGAAAGTTAATTTGAAATAAAAAAGGATCTTCATCCCTTTTCACTTTATTTTAACAGGTTGGTAATCTTTCCTACCAGCCAGTGATCATCACTTTTAATCGCCAGATCCATAATATTGTTGATCTTTCCGGTTACTGAACTGAAATCACTCATCAGTTTTATAAATTCTTTGGCTTCTTCAGAATCGTTGTCTTCAATATTCTTTAATTCTTCCAAAAAGGAAATTACCGGTTCTATTTCTCTCTTTCTGCGTTCTTTTGTAATTTGCTTAAACAGATACCAGACATCTTTTTCAGCAATGAAATATTCCTTTCTATCTCCTTTTATAAATTCTTTTTTTACAATGCCCCAGTCTATAAGTGCGCGGAGGTTCATATTGGCATTTCCTCTTGAAATTTCCAGCTGTTCCATCACCTCATCGGTAGAAAGCGGTTTTCCACTTGCCAGCAGCAAAGCATGAACCTGTGCCATTGTGCGGTTGATTCCCCAGTTAGTAGCGAATGTTCCCCACGTTTGGATGTACTTTTCTTTTGCTTCTGAAAGTTTCATTTGTTGCTCCATTTTTTATTTCTGTAACAAATGTAATTATATTTTTTGAATTTTCAATAATTTTTGAAAGTTAATTTGCTTTGAATTAATAATTCCATTTCAATAAACAAATTAGCACTTCATTGTTCGCTTTATTCATCATAATTTATATACAAAAACGGAATGTTCTAAGAACAATTAATTTATAAAGAAAACCTAACTTCCAGTTGATTTTGAATTATACTAAATCTGTGATAGATTTTATTTATTTTATCCAAATTATGTCATTTAAGAAGCTAAATACGATGATCTGGTGAAGTATCGTTCTCTAATCCCATATCTTATGGTTCTCCGGAATTATCATCTCCTTTATTCAAAAATTGTGGCATAAAAAATGATTCATTTTCAGGATAATACAACATTTAAAAAATGGATACAAAATTAGAACAACACATTATACAGGTATTTCAAAATCAGAAAAAATTCTTTGCCACCCATCAGACAAAATCAATTGATTTTAGAATCAAACAACTGGAACATTTCAAAAAAGTATTTACTGAACATACAGATGCTCTTTGTGACGCGCTGTTTACAGATTTAGGAAAGAGCAGACAGGAAGCTGAATATGCTGAAATAAAACTTGTTTTAGACGAATTAGATTATTGTCTTTCTAACCTTGAAGCATGGGCAAAACCTATTGAACAGCCTACCATTATACATTCCTCAGGAAATGAAATGATCAGTAAAATTACATTTCAGCCTTATGGTGTCAATTATATCGTCGGTCCATTCAATTATCCGGTTCAGTTAACGTTCAGTCCTTTGGTGGGAGCACTTATCGCAGGGAATACAGCGATTATTAAGCCTTCAGAAAACACCCCGAATGTAGCCAATGTTATAGAAAAAATAGTACAGGAAGCTTTCCAGCCGGAGTATGTTGCCGTGGTTCAGGGAGCAATTGAAGAAAATACGCTTTTGCTGAGTTTAGACTTTGACTATATTTTCTTTACAGGAAGTCCCAATGTGGGCAAAATAGTGATGAAGGCGGCGGCCGAAAAGCTGATCCCTCTTACCCTTGAACTTGGAGGCAAGTCTCCTACCATTGTTCATAAAGATGCTGATCTGGACAAAACAGTAGCAAGAATTACCCGGGGAAAATGGATGAATTGCGGACAAACCTGTGTAGCTCCGGATTATATCTATGCTCATGAATCTATAAAAGATGAACTGATTTTAAAGCTCAAAGCCTATCTAGATCAAACTTATCCGGGATCTTCGTTGGGTAAAATCGGTAAAATTGTTTCCCAGCAGCAGGTTAAAAACCTTTCAGGCTATTTGAGTTCTGCAAAAGATAAAGTAGTATACGGAGGAAAATATGATCTGGAAAACCGTTATTTTGAAGCAACGTTAATGGATCATGTTACCTGGGATGACGCTGTGATGCAACAGGAAATATTTGGTCCGATTCTTCCATTTTTAACCTATACGGATATTG includes:
- a CDS encoding class I SAM-dependent methyltransferase, with amino-acid sequence MNDLQQYFDHIQPKYYINEIASLGFTGLFRRKAVRKVKNYGDKKVLDLMSGQGENLKFLQKHNENTKIVTLDFSSAMNRKLSSVFKRMYSLKQIQTDFFKSQISDGSMDVILCSYGTKTIEENKIQTFANELSRIVADNGEIIIVEFVKPKTLWRFACVKWYIEILVSTLFGQEFKDLFHYINKNKSLHNLKNQFLHNDLSVLSHKRYFDLIEILHVKRDV
- a CDS encoding SRPBCC family protein produces the protein MSTIYLQTVIKADIHQVFDLARDIDLHQKSTGKTHEKAIAGRTSGLIEENETVTWRARHLGVYQKLTTKIIKMEKPFLFTDVMLKGAFKSMKHQHVFKQRSDGTLMIDIFEFKSPLGFIGNLFNHFFLKDYMKNFLLERNELIKNTAETLN
- a CDS encoding DCC1-like thiol-disulfide oxidoreductase family protein is translated as MKTLHNHTLVYDNECPMCNIYSKGFTKCGMLDEKGREAFTGISGADKSLIDFNRAKNEIALIDHNRNEVVYGLDSLLLIIGNSFPVLEKTARMQPLYWFFKRLYSFVSYNRKQIIPSAKDNNQGACVPDFNLKYRIAYMVFVIIFSACILSMFSGKLGFNLSHNFLRELGICVGQILWQTVFLRLYLKDKIWNYLGNMMTVSLMGTLLLIPALFTGFTSVFYIIYFGIVVFVMFMEHLRRCKLLKLNYLPTISWILFRMTALALIIWLTL
- the mdlD gene encoding NAD(P)-dependent benzaldehyde dehydrogenase MdlD, with the protein product MDTKLEQHIIQVFQNQKKFFATHQTKSIDFRIKQLEHFKKVFTEHTDALCDALFTDLGKSRQEAEYAEIKLVLDELDYCLSNLEAWAKPIEQPTIIHSSGNEMISKITFQPYGVNYIVGPFNYPVQLTFSPLVGALIAGNTAIIKPSENTPNVANVIEKIVQEAFQPEYVAVVQGAIEENTLLLSLDFDYIFFTGSPNVGKIVMKAAAEKLIPLTLELGGKSPTIVHKDADLDKTVARITRGKWMNCGQTCVAPDYIYAHESIKDELILKLKAYLDQTYPGSSLGKIGKIVSQQQVKNLSGYLSSAKDKVVYGGKYDLENRYFEATLMDHVTWDDAVMQQEIFGPILPFLTYTDIDVVLDEINSRPKPLALYIFSEDPNFAEDVLNRTTSGDAEINSTLIHVGSHFLPFGGVGTSGMGKYHGKYSFETFSHTRSVLELK
- a CDS encoding fatty acid desaturase, with product MNHLELIKKVEWKDLKELSVTEMLIENNISLPWLFISLILAYHEYYWLALPFSGFYFLTALRQVHNGFHKSLGTGKFLTWLSLYLNSMLMMTSIHAVKFNHIRHHKFCLSEEDYEGRSASMKWYEAILYGPKHMFLIHWITWKKANVTYKKNMLTELISIAAFTGIVVYFQIHFLIYHMLIMFLGEFLMAFFAVWTVHHDTHENPHIARTQRGSWKNKLTFSMFYHMEHHLFPAVPTIRLPELAQRIDQALPELEKKQTF
- a CDS encoding GbsR/MarR family transcriptional regulator; amino-acid sequence: MKLSEAKEKYIQTWGTFATNWGINRTMAQVHALLLASGKPLSTDEVMEQLEISRGNANMNLRALIDWGIVKKEFIKGDRKEYFIAEKDVWYLFKQITKERRKREIEPVISFLEELKNIEDNDSEEAKEFIKLMSDFSSVTGKINNIMDLAIKSDDHWLVGKITNLLK
- a CDS encoding alpha-L-fucosidase, whose amino-acid sequence is MLIKQKTKTLFLSSFLISSTFFSQAHNVSAGYQKPDDPLVVRNLEQWQDLKFGLFMHWGTYSQWGIVESWSLCPEDESWTQRKPEHGKSYNEYVKNYENLQTTFNPVEFNPQKWADAVKNAGMKYVVFTTKHHDGFTMFDTKESDYKITSSKTPFSKNPKADVTKEIFNTFRKEGFKIGAYFSKPDWHSENYWWPYFPPKDRNVNYDPKKYPERWEAFKKFTFNQLNEITSNYGKVDILWLDGGWVRPFHTIDPSVEWQRTIKVEQDIDMDKIGSMARKNQPGIIVVDRTVPGKWENYVTPEQAVPEHALSIPWESCITMGDSFSYVPNDNYKSSQKIIETLIKIISRGGNYLMNIAPGPNGDYDAVVYQRLKEISGWMEKNKSAVFATRSAAPYHEGDFYYTQTKDGKTLNVFHIDDKTEYQALSKLTFALPENFKPKSLNVLGLSSKVSWKQVGNAIEIQLPAEKTKLKYATVIQMTN
- a CDS encoding TIGR01777 family oxidoreductase, with translation MKIIIAGGTGFLGEGLEKYYKEKGAQVYILTRNPKRDNEIYWDARTLGEWKNTVEGADVLINLTGKSVDCRYNEKNKKEIYNSRIDSTKILQQAVEQCKIQPKVWLNAASATIYVHSETQLNTEENGVVGDDFSMNICKSWEKEFFKVQNQKVRKVALRTSIVLGTNGGAFPKLRMITRLGLGGKQGRGEQKVSWIHIDDFCKAVEWIIDHENISRAINITAPNPLSNESLMKKMRTHLKIPFGLNAPVWQLEIASLFLNTETELLLKSRNVYPEKLIKSGFQFSYPDLDTALSDLLKN
- a CDS encoding YqjF family protein, yielding MNFLEAEWRKLAIINYEIDPDILLKYLPEGTELDFYHGKCYVSLVGFMFLNTRLLGLSIPFYRNFEEVNLRFYVKKKEKNLWKRGVVFIKEIVPKYALSFVANSFYKENYKTMPMSNEIQVDGDELTVKYSWKDKSWHSIQIIADKNPLPMEADTEFEFITEHYYGFTKRENKTSEYEVCHPKWEHYFIKNYQLDIEFNALYGKEFGFLNDQIPISVMLAEGSEIEVKTKKYIM